The Sorangiineae bacterium MSr11367 genome window below encodes:
- a CDS encoding caspase family protein, with the protein MNAFVRFVAQLAGCALALLVAKPAMADVERFGLILGNNVGSPEQAELRYAESDAEKIRDTLQSLGRFDPDKLVLLQGESADTVRKALAGLGERLRLAASKPNTQVVLFAYYSGHADGAALHLRGSALPLGELEQWVRASAAEFRLLILDACRSGALTRVKGGTRAPPVEIRTEGSLAREGLLFWTASAANEDAQESDAIKGSFFSHYLNSALLGAGDVDGDGNVSVEEAYRYASENTVRASSATFGGTQHPTFRYELSGYGKLELTTLWEHTSGRATLVVPAGKPYLVFRDSSSGPVVGEIGASDRARHISVRPGTYFLRARAPDALLEGRVRVGAWETREVRDADLSRSAYARLVRKGGVRSSAFFVGAGAQVHTALSNATGTCFGGYGEVGIHWEALTGQLRVGVCRAAFDNGRLQGTVDEATAQLRLVRVIDLRSVSPYFGIEAGALFLSQNFDLRNGSASDSRTFGMTGAGVLGVSLELAGGFALSAEGAFALYLYPLENAVSGETKRQADLSIRPSVGLSKTW; encoded by the coding sequence GTGAACGCCTTCGTCCGATTCGTAGCCCAACTCGCAGGGTGCGCGCTTGCTTTGCTCGTGGCCAAGCCGGCCATGGCCGACGTCGAGCGGTTCGGTCTGATCCTCGGCAACAACGTTGGCTCGCCCGAGCAAGCCGAACTGCGCTACGCGGAATCGGACGCGGAAAAGATCCGCGACACGTTGCAGTCGCTGGGCAGGTTCGACCCGGACAAACTCGTTTTGCTCCAAGGAGAAAGCGCCGACACCGTGCGCAAGGCGCTGGCCGGCCTGGGCGAGCGCCTTCGCCTGGCCGCGAGCAAACCGAACACGCAGGTCGTTCTCTTTGCGTATTACTCCGGCCACGCGGACGGCGCGGCCTTGCATCTTCGGGGCAGCGCTCTGCCGCTCGGCGAGCTCGAACAATGGGTTCGCGCTTCCGCGGCCGAATTTCGCCTCTTGATCCTCGATGCATGCCGCTCCGGCGCCCTTACCCGGGTCAAAGGTGGCACGCGCGCCCCACCGGTGGAGATTCGCACCGAAGGGAGCCTGGCCCGCGAAGGGCTTCTCTTTTGGACGGCCAGCGCGGCGAACGAGGATGCGCAGGAATCCGACGCCATCAAGGGCTCCTTCTTTTCCCACTACCTCAACTCCGCCCTGCTCGGTGCAGGCGACGTCGATGGCGATGGCAACGTATCCGTCGAAGAAGCGTACCGCTACGCCTCGGAGAACACCGTTCGGGCCTCCAGCGCGACCTTCGGCGGGACGCAGCATCCCACCTTCCGCTACGAGCTTTCCGGATATGGAAAGCTCGAGCTCACGACCTTGTGGGAACACACCTCCGGCCGCGCGACGTTGGTGGTGCCCGCCGGGAAACCTTACCTCGTCTTCCGCGATTCGAGCTCCGGTCCCGTCGTCGGCGAAATCGGGGCCTCGGATCGCGCGCGGCACATCAGCGTGCGTCCCGGCACGTATTTCCTGCGCGCGCGTGCGCCCGATGCGCTGCTCGAGGGGCGGGTGCGGGTCGGCGCTTGGGAAACGCGCGAGGTGCGCGATGCGGATCTGAGTAGGAGTGCCTACGCCCGACTCGTGCGCAAAGGCGGCGTGCGAAGCTCCGCGTTCTTCGTGGGGGCGGGGGCGCAGGTTCACACGGCGCTGAGCAATGCCACCGGCACCTGTTTCGGCGGGTACGGTGAGGTCGGGATTCATTGGGAAGCCCTCACGGGACAATTGCGCGTGGGCGTGTGCCGTGCGGCCTTCGACAATGGGCGATTGCAAGGCACCGTCGACGAGGCCACCGCACAACTGCGTCTCGTGCGCGTCATCGACCTACGCAGCGTATCGCCGTACTTCGGTATCGAGGCGGGCGCACTTTTTCTGTCGCAGAACTTCGACCTGCGCAACGGAAGCGCGAGCGACAGCCGAACCTTTGGCATGACCGGTGCGGGCGTGCTCGGCGTATCGCTCGAACTCGCAGGCGGCTTCGCGCTCTCGGCCGAGGGTGCATTTGCGTTGTACTTGTATCCGCTGGAAAACGCCGTTTCCGGCGAAACCAAGCGGCAGGCCGACCTGAGCATTCGCCCGTCCGTCGGTCTATCGAAAACTTGGTAA
- a CDS encoding DUF362 domain-containing protein: MHPTQDARVILRRANGYDVQNIRAIVRGGLEELGLRPFGRTLVKPNLVAAGELFTHAHTRAEFAEGVLLALKDRDDGSMKELAIGERSGITVPTRFVFDEAGYNEVVSRVGAKRYFFEEEPQVEIPLHHEGRLRDYLFTPEPIARADFFVNCPKFKAHPWTTVTFSMKNYIGIQDDRHRLIDHDHALNRKVADLQYIIQPQFCAVDAIIAGEGRMLTPIPRELGLIVMGNNQVALDSVCCRIIGVDPMEVEHIRLAHERGFGPLEAKITGDVTVEEMQERAKGFQVGLVRIEKYFEGTNIFGYAGPPPGHGDDGYCWGGCPGVMEEVIEVLRLYDEQCDAKLPRLHMVFGHYKGPLDIKYGEKVVFVGDCCQWQGSLGGEVVRIESLYKDRSQLDPYEIKHKDVYARMLKMAGKLRELKKQPYIRLEGCPVSIGELVLLLAELGNIQNPYFDKRNVLGFNRSYLAWRGSSAWQRLLGHPYQVRGETERGQARPEVE, translated from the coding sequence ATGCACCCGACCCAAGACGCCCGCGTCATTCTTCGCCGCGCGAACGGTTACGACGTTCAGAACATCCGCGCCATCGTGCGCGGGGGGCTCGAGGAACTCGGGCTTCGGCCATTCGGGCGCACCTTGGTGAAGCCCAACTTGGTCGCCGCCGGGGAGCTTTTCACGCATGCGCACACGCGTGCGGAGTTTGCCGAGGGGGTGCTGCTCGCGCTGAAGGATCGGGACGATGGGTCGATGAAGGAGCTCGCCATCGGGGAGCGCAGCGGCATCACCGTGCCCACGCGCTTCGTGTTCGACGAGGCGGGATACAACGAGGTGGTCTCGCGGGTGGGGGCCAAGCGGTATTTCTTCGAGGAGGAGCCGCAAGTCGAGATTCCGCTGCACCACGAAGGGCGTTTGCGCGATTACCTGTTTACGCCAGAGCCCATTGCTCGGGCCGACTTCTTCGTCAATTGCCCGAAGTTCAAGGCGCATCCGTGGACCACGGTGACGTTCTCGATGAAGAACTACATTGGTATCCAGGACGACCGGCACCGGCTCATCGATCACGACCATGCGCTCAACCGCAAGGTGGCCGATTTGCAATACATCATTCAGCCGCAGTTCTGCGCGGTGGATGCCATCATCGCCGGCGAGGGGCGCATGCTGACGCCAATCCCGCGCGAGCTCGGGCTCATCGTGATGGGGAACAACCAGGTGGCGCTCGATTCCGTGTGCTGCCGCATCATCGGCGTCGACCCGATGGAGGTGGAGCACATTCGCCTCGCGCACGAGCGCGGCTTCGGCCCGCTGGAGGCGAAGATCACCGGGGATGTGACCGTCGAGGAGATGCAGGAGCGCGCGAAGGGCTTCCAGGTGGGCTTGGTGCGCATCGAGAAGTACTTCGAGGGGACGAACATCTTCGGCTATGCGGGACCGCCGCCCGGCCACGGCGACGATGGCTATTGCTGGGGCGGTTGCCCGGGCGTCATGGAAGAAGTCATCGAGGTGCTGCGCCTCTACGACGAGCAATGCGATGCGAAGCTGCCGCGCCTCCATATGGTCTTTGGCCATTACAAAGGACCGCTGGACATCAAGTACGGCGAGAAAGTGGTCTTCGTGGGGGACTGCTGCCAATGGCAGGGAAGCCTCGGCGGCGAGGTGGTGCGGATCGAAAGTTTGTACAAGGATCGGTCGCAGCTCGATCCATACGAGATCAAGCACAAGGACGTGTATGCGCGCATGCTGAAGATGGCCGGAAAGCTGCGCGAGCTGAAGAAGCAGCCGTACATCCGGCTCGAGGGCTGTCCGGTGAGCATTGGCGAGTTGGTTCTTTTGCTCGCCGAGTTGGGCAATATTCAAAATCCGTATTTCGACAAGCGGAACGTGCTCGGCTTCAATCGCTCGTATCTGGCGTGGCGCGGGAGCTCGGCGTGGCAACGGTTGCTCGGGCACCCATACCAGGTGCGGGGTGAGACCGAGCGGGGGCAGGCGCGGCCCGAAGTGGAGTGA
- a CDS encoding VWA domain-containing protein produces MTAELGARIERLSLGPEHIEKQRLVKVARPLLAAFGYRPKTVTMALEAFGASSESAESLQAAWDELEENVELVERATIVVGRPLVAYAAWLRRVWELLSRAAPPAGSVALLPPLGFATDVPETTRALELELALVDHLLDGARTETRLLGRRRQQLLAARQVLLDVAAALPLDAGAVAARSAYVAQQIAWLDRLQAAGLQADVDLIHQARQASRTGDVRLLYAGLRALQDSGDAELGPAASRALGGLRGCRPLEISESLERSARETFGAVVFRDDATRACALAVDGAFELGAPMTPVRVDEERRRLRAVRFPTPAMQLVSARGAEDLRDALITDPRALLLDLAAGRLLSRRFIREEVERRSRVVMTSEVRVYVLDGSTSMQGNRARMRDAIVLAELATLRKRLEDPGHVRPMLYFRYFTKELGDIVRVSTPAEVDQAMVGISSTVREGGTDIERALLASFAMIAQAKASDPALARAQIVLVTDGCAPVNEPQVTQARESLGDLPIGVSVIALGEENPVLRALVAQQRTRGERAFYHFMDDAQLEGICSGAQLGPSLHADIAPEQEIGLLLDELELIARRRDQSALEDLELEADARREAGLEPSDTTEGERAHTEALYRDLRALEQRFARWFPDPAAAPVPMAIEPEEEEAVYVALAAIAEVLDVVGGTELHRRADAIALLERLLPDARLTPATYARTVSSGSERITTALRAVHQAVAGRAP; encoded by the coding sequence GTGACCGCGGAGCTCGGCGCGCGCATCGAGCGTCTCTCCCTCGGACCGGAGCACATCGAAAAGCAGCGCCTCGTCAAGGTGGCCCGTCCGCTCTTGGCGGCCTTCGGTTACCGCCCGAAGACGGTGACGATGGCCTTGGAGGCGTTCGGTGCGTCGAGCGAGTCGGCCGAGTCGCTCCAGGCCGCGTGGGACGAACTGGAAGAGAACGTGGAGCTCGTGGAACGCGCGACCATCGTCGTGGGGCGGCCGCTCGTTGCGTACGCGGCGTGGCTGCGGCGCGTGTGGGAGCTCCTTTCGCGGGCGGCGCCGCCCGCAGGTTCCGTGGCGTTGCTTCCGCCGCTCGGCTTCGCGACGGACGTGCCCGAGACGACACGCGCGCTGGAGCTCGAGCTCGCGCTGGTCGATCACCTGCTCGACGGTGCGCGCACCGAGACGCGCCTCCTCGGGCGAAGGCGGCAACAGTTGCTCGCCGCGCGCCAGGTCCTTCTCGACGTGGCCGCGGCGCTGCCGCTCGACGCCGGCGCGGTGGCGGCGCGAAGCGCGTACGTGGCGCAGCAGATTGCGTGGCTCGATCGCCTTCAAGCGGCGGGACTCCAGGCCGACGTCGATCTGATCCATCAAGCGCGCCAAGCCTCCCGCACGGGCGACGTTCGCCTTCTCTACGCCGGCCTGCGCGCACTCCAGGACAGCGGCGACGCCGAGCTAGGACCGGCTGCTTCGCGTGCGCTCGGCGGCCTTCGCGGGTGCAGGCCGCTCGAGATCAGCGAATCGCTCGAGCGCTCGGCGAGGGAGACCTTCGGCGCCGTGGTGTTTCGCGATGATGCCACCCGCGCATGCGCCCTGGCCGTGGACGGCGCGTTCGAGCTCGGCGCGCCGATGACCCCCGTGCGCGTCGACGAGGAGCGCCGGCGGCTGCGCGCGGTGCGGTTTCCCACGCCGGCCATGCAGCTGGTCTCCGCCCGCGGTGCGGAGGATCTTCGGGACGCGTTGATCACCGACCCGCGGGCGTTGCTGCTCGATCTTGCCGCGGGACGCCTCTTGAGCCGTCGCTTCATTCGCGAGGAGGTCGAGCGGCGCTCGCGCGTGGTCATGACCAGCGAAGTGCGCGTCTACGTGCTCGACGGCTCCACCTCGATGCAGGGCAACCGCGCGCGCATGCGCGACGCCATCGTCCTCGCGGAGCTAGCGACGCTCCGAAAGCGCCTCGAGGACCCCGGCCACGTGCGCCCGATGCTTTACTTCCGCTACTTCACCAAGGAACTCGGGGACATCGTCCGGGTCTCCACCCCGGCGGAGGTCGACCAGGCCATGGTGGGCATCAGCTCCACGGTGCGCGAGGGCGGGACGGACATCGAGCGCGCACTGCTCGCGAGCTTCGCCATGATCGCGCAGGCCAAGGCGAGCGATCCTGCGCTTGCGCGCGCGCAGATCGTCCTCGTCACCGACGGCTGCGCGCCCGTGAACGAGCCCCAGGTCACCCAGGCGCGCGAAAGCCTGGGCGATCTTCCCATCGGCGTCAGCGTCATCGCCCTGGGCGAGGAGAACCCCGTGCTGCGCGCGCTGGTGGCACAGCAGCGCACACGGGGGGAGCGCGCGTTCTACCATTTCATGGACGACGCCCAGCTCGAGGGCATCTGCAGCGGTGCCCAACTCGGGCCATCGTTGCACGCCGACATCGCACCCGAGCAAGAGATCGGGCTGCTCCTGGACGAACTGGAGCTCATTGCACGGCGCCGCGACCAGAGCGCGCTCGAAGACCTTGAGCTCGAGGCCGACGCGCGCCGCGAGGCCGGGCTCGAGCCAAGCGACACCACCGAGGGCGAACGCGCGCACACGGAGGCCCTCTACCGCGATCTCCGCGCGCTGGAGCAGCGCTTCGCCCGTTGGTTTCCCGACCCGGCCGCCGCCCCCGTGCCCATGGCCATCGAGCCCGAGGAGGAAGAGGCGGTCTACGTTGCGCTCGCCGCCATCGCCGAGGTCCTCGACGTGGTCGGCGGAACGGAGCTCCACCGCCGCGCCGACGCCATCGCCCTGCTCGAGCGGCTGCTCCCGGATGCGCGCCTCACCCCCGCCACCTACGCCCGCACCGTATCCTCGGGTTCCGAGCGCATCACCACCGCCCTACGCGCCGTGCACCAGGCCGTCGCGGGGCGTGCTCCCTGA